In Acinetobacter sp. WCHAc010034, a genomic segment contains:
- a CDS encoding YceI family protein, translating to MGIKIRITQCLLAGLAALSLQAPAQGWTLTAASHVSFDIKAVGLSVVKGTFNQQQSRMFFDAGAPKNASAELILAANSLTFSKPALKNMILGEDFFNAAQYKTATFKSTEFHPLGNGRYSVKGDLTLRGVTKEVTFDMYLKPNPSNPKLLDVQSSTVINRSDFGMKRALGGVGEKVNIQLSGQWLAK from the coding sequence ATGGGGATTAAAATACGCATAACACAGTGCCTTCTGGCCGGCCTTGCGGCTTTAAGCCTGCAGGCGCCGGCGCAGGGCTGGACGCTGACGGCAGCCAGCCATGTCAGTTTTGATATTAAAGCGGTTGGGCTGTCGGTGGTGAAGGGCACTTTCAATCAGCAGCAGTCCCGCATGTTTTTTGATGCCGGCGCGCCCAAAAATGCATCGGCTGAACTGATTCTGGCCGCCAACAGCCTGACATTCAGCAAGCCGGCCTTAAAGAATATGATTTTAGGGGAAGACTTTTTCAATGCGGCGCAATATAAAACCGCGACCTTTAAAAGCACGGAATTTCATCCGCTGGGCAATGGCCGCTACAGCGTGAAAGGCGACTTGACCCTGCGCGGCGTCACCAAAGAAGTTACTTTTGATATGTATTTAAAGCCGAATCCGTCCAACCCTAAACTGCTGGATGTGCAGTCATCCACGGTGATTAACCGCAGTGATTTCGGCATGAAAAGGGCGCTGGGCGGCGTTGGTGAAAAAGTGAATATTCAGCTCTCAGGCCAATGGCTGGCGAAATGA
- a CDS encoding LysR family transcriptional regulator ArgP, whose protein sequence is MLNHKQCDAFFAVAETGSFDLAAARLCITASAVTLRIQSLEKTLGQLLIVRERPCRVTQAGQSLLHYLQHARLLEQSLIQDLTGKASASDFYRLQIASNDDSLATWLLPVLRQTLLEEKIALHLQVDDQSQTHHLLEAGLVNACISTEVNAMNGCLAQPLGAMTYRMVATPEFSRQWFTKGIGREALRQAPAVIYNSKDRLHTDVILKIFGLSAESYPHHYIPSSTAFTEAVFLGLGFGMVPDYQIAGRLETGQLIEVMPEARCNIQLYWHHWKQQSAQLQKLTAALLQHAHKHMN, encoded by the coding sequence ATGCTTAACCATAAACAGTGCGATGCCTTTTTTGCCGTGGCGGAAACCGGCAGTTTTGATCTGGCTGCGGCGCGCCTCTGCATCACCGCATCCGCAGTGACCCTGCGCATACAAAGCCTGGAAAAAACCTTAGGGCAGCTGCTGATTGTGCGCGAACGCCCCTGCCGCGTCACCCAAGCCGGCCAATCGCTGCTGCACTATCTGCAGCATGCGCGCCTGCTGGAACAGTCGCTGATTCAGGACTTAACCGGCAAAGCCTCCGCCTCTGATTTTTACCGGCTGCAAATTGCCAGCAATGATGACTCGCTTGCGACATGGCTGCTGCCGGTGCTGCGCCAGACCCTGCTGGAAGAAAAAATTGCGCTGCATTTGCAGGTCGATGACCAGAGCCAGACTCATCACCTGCTCGAAGCCGGCTTGGTGAATGCCTGCATTTCAACAGAAGTGAACGCCATGAACGGCTGCCTTGCCCAGCCTTTAGGCGCCATGACCTACCGCATGGTAGCTACGCCTGAATTCAGCCGGCAGTGGTTTACCAAGGGCATTGGCAGAGAGGCCTTAAGGCAGGCGCCTGCTGTGATTTACAACAGCAAAGACCGCCTGCATACCGATGTCATTTTAAAAATATTCGGCCTGAGCGCCGAAAGCTATCCGCACCATTACATTCCTTCTTCTACCGCCTTTACCGAAGCGGTTTTCTTAGGGCTGGGCTTTGGCATGGTGCCGGATTACCAAATTGCGGGCCGGCTTGAAACGGGCCAGCTGATTGAAGTTATGCCGGAAGCGCGCTGCAATATTCAGCTGTACTGGCACCACTGGAAGCAGCAGTCTGCGCAGCTGCAGAAGCTGACCGCCGCCCTGCTGCAGCATGCGCATAAACATATGAATTGA
- a CDS encoding LysE/ArgO family amino acid transporter, whose protein sequence is MLNTYLQGFAVSLSLIVAIGAQNAFVLKQGLKKQSVFWVCFACALSDSILIAFGVAGFSAVLQRYPEIIQFAKWGGAVFLLWYGFQHAVQALKSQQALQASQTEESRFAQIILLCLALTWLNPHVYLDTVILLGAISTQFEQTRLYFALGAITASWLFFFSLGYGARVLIPVFEKPKAWNILDGAIALVMWGIALSLAVSA, encoded by the coding sequence ATGCTGAATACTTATTTGCAGGGCTTTGCGGTTAGCCTGAGCCTGATTGTCGCCATTGGCGCGCAAAATGCCTTTGTGCTGAAGCAGGGCCTGAAAAAGCAGTCGGTTTTTTGGGTATGCTTTGCCTGCGCGCTTTCCGACTCCATTTTAATTGCCTTTGGCGTAGCCGGTTTTTCGGCGGTGCTGCAGCGCTATCCTGAAATCATTCAGTTTGCAAAATGGGGCGGGGCGGTGTTTTTGCTCTGGTACGGTTTTCAGCATGCGGTGCAAGCGCTCAAATCTCAGCAGGCTCTGCAAGCCAGCCAGACTGAGGAGAGCCGCTTCGCTCAAATCATTCTGCTATGCCTGGCGCTGACTTGGCTGAATCCGCATGTGTATTTGGATACCGTCATATTGCTGGGGGCCATCTCCACCCAGTTTGAACAGACCCGGCTGTATTTTGCCTTAGGCGCCATTACGGCGTCATGGCTGTTTTTCTTCAGCTTGGGCTATGGCGCGCGGGTTTTGATTCCTGTGTTTGAAAAGCCTAAAGCATGGAATATTCTGGATGGGGCGATTGCTTTAGTTATGTGGGGAATTGCGCTTTCACTTGCTGTGAGCGCTTAA
- a CDS encoding peroxiredoxin gives MSDLSLPNQSFPATAGEVNLAEAPAEWLIVYFYPKDSTPGCTTQAIGFSCLKDQFDALNAAVIGISRDSVKAHQNFTEKQNLSINLISDKEEVLCKHFDVIKEKNMYGKKVMGIERSTFIFHNGKLVKEYRKVKAAGHAEQVLEDLKALQA, from the coding sequence ATGTCTGACCTTAGCTTACCGAATCAATCCTTCCCTGCCACTGCCGGCGAAGTGAACTTGGCGGAAGCGCCTGCAGAATGGCTGATTGTTTATTTTTACCCTAAAGATTCCACACCGGGCTGCACCACGCAGGCCATCGGCTTTTCCTGCCTGAAAGATCAGTTTGATGCGCTGAATGCCGCTGTGATCGGCATTTCACGCGACTCGGTAAAAGCGCATCAGAACTTCACTGAAAAGCAGAATCTGAGCATCAACTTAATCAGCGACAAAGAAGAAGTGCTGTGCAAGCACTTTGATGTGATTAAAGAAAAAAATATGTATGGCAAAAAAGTTATGGGCATTGAACGCTCAACCTTTATTTTCCATAACGGCAAACTGGTTAAAGAATACCGCAAGGTAAAAGCCGCCGGCCATGCGGAACAAGTGCTGGAAGACCTTAAAGCGCTGCAGGCTTAA
- a CDS encoding diphthine--ammonia ligase, whose product MSESWKTMAPGQKFVASYSGGKDSTLALYHALKMGQATGLIAMLEEHGQRSRSHAMPLEIIHAQAQALGLPILLASASWQSYEAEFLKMLSEARQLGAEVLVNGDLDMPEHGCWHEKVAAQAGLQLCMPLWQRPHLEVIQEFIQLGFQTMLVTVNLKLGMTAADLGRIMTLDYVDELLLRGIDPCGEGGEFHTTVLDGPLFKKPIPVRQGEILYHGDYAFLALELEHH is encoded by the coding sequence ATGAGTGAATCGTGGAAAACAATGGCGCCGGGGCAGAAATTTGTCGCCTCCTACAGCGGCGGAAAAGACAGCACGCTGGCGCTGTATCACGCTTTAAAGATGGGGCAAGCCACAGGCCTGATTGCCATGCTGGAAGAGCACGGCCAGCGCTCGCGCTCGCATGCCATGCCTTTGGAAATCATTCATGCGCAGGCGCAGGCATTAGGGCTGCCGATTCTGCTGGCCAGCGCCAGCTGGCAGAGCTATGAAGCAGAATTTCTAAAGATGCTGTCCGAAGCCCGGCAGCTGGGCGCGGAAGTCCTAGTCAATGGCGACTTAGACATGCCTGAGCACGGCTGCTGGCATGAAAAAGTCGCAGCCCAGGCCGGCCTGCAGCTGTGCATGCCTTTATGGCAGCGCCCGCATCTTGAAGTCATTCAGGAATTTATTCAGCTGGGCTTTCAAACCATGCTGGTCACGGTCAATCTGAAGCTGGGCATGACCGCAGCCGATTTAGGCAGAATCATGACGCTGGATTATGTTGATGAACTGCTGCTCAGAGGCATCGATCCCTGCGGTGAAGGCGGCGAGTTTCATACCACCGTACTGGACGGCCCGCTTTTTAAAAAGCCAATTCCTGTACGGCAGGGCGAAATTCTGTATCATGGCGACTATGCCTTTTTAGCGCTTGAATTAGAACATCATTGA
- the queC gene encoding 7-cyano-7-deazaguanine synthase QueC produces the protein MRPRAIVLLSGGLDSTTCLAWAQARYECIAISFMYGQRSATELAAARALTQKAGVEHRVINIDLGSLGGSALTDHSIDVPDHESEGIPVTYVPARNTIFLSYALAAAEVFDAQAIVIGINAVDYSGYPDCRPEFIEAFSNMAKLATKVGVEGKPLKFETPLLHLSKANIIRLGVEHGVDYSQTVSCYQADDQGRACGKCDSCRLRKQGFADAGVEDPTRYIPK, from the coding sequence ATGCGTCCTCGCGCTATTGTACTGCTATCTGGCGGCTTAGACTCAACAACCTGCTTGGCATGGGCTCAGGCGCGTTATGAATGCATCGCGATCAGCTTTATGTATGGCCAGCGCTCAGCAACTGAATTGGCGGCGGCGCGGGCGCTGACGCAAAAAGCCGGCGTAGAGCACCGCGTCATCAATATCGATTTGGGCAGCTTAGGCGGCTCTGCGCTGACTGACCACAGCATTGATGTGCCGGATCATGAGTCTGAAGGTATTCCTGTAACTTATGTTCCAGCGCGTAACACAATTTTCCTGTCTTATGCCTTGGCTGCGGCTGAAGTTTTTGACGCGCAGGCGATTGTTATCGGCATCAATGCCGTTGATTATTCAGGCTATCCTGACTGCCGCCCGGAATTTATTGAAGCGTTTTCCAACATGGCGAAACTCGCAACCAAGGTTGGCGTAGAAGGAAAACCGCTTAAATTCGAAACACCTTTGTTACATTTATCCAAAGCAAATATCATTCGCCTAGGTGTGGAACATGGCGTAGACTATAGTCAAACAGTGTCTTGCTATCAGGCAGATGACCAAGGGCGCGCTTGCGGTAAATGCGACAGCTGCCGCCTCCGCAAACAAGGTTTTGCAGATGCAGGTGTCGAAGACCCAACCCGTTATATACCGAAATAA
- the queE gene encoding 7-carboxy-7-deazaguanine synthase QueE translates to MTSLRSSAIPVSDPSAGLRITEIFYSLQGEANTAGLPTVFIRLTGCPLRCTYCDTTYSFEGGERRSLDEIIQTALDFKTPHICVTGGEPLAQPNALPLMQRLADLGCEVSLETSGALDVSKVDARVSKVLDLKTPASGESARNLLSNLNYLTAHDQIKFVICSREDYEWSKQQVELHKLNEKAGTVWFSPAFAVEKGAARLPQLARDLAQWILEDRLPVRFQLQLHKLLWNDETGR, encoded by the coding sequence ATGACATCCCTCCGCTCTTCCGCTATTCCTGTTTCCGATCCGTCTGCGGGGTTACGCATTACGGAGATTTTCTATTCATTGCAAGGTGAAGCCAATACAGCGGGCCTGCCGACCGTTTTCATCCGGCTGACAGGCTGCCCGCTGCGCTGCACGTATTGCGATACCACCTATTCTTTTGAAGGCGGCGAACGCCGGTCTTTGGATGAAATTATTCAAACCGCGCTGGACTTTAAAACCCCGCATATCTGCGTGACCGGCGGCGAACCGCTGGCGCAGCCGAATGCCCTGCCCTTGATGCAGCGCCTGGCGGATCTAGGCTGCGAAGTATCGCTGGAAACCAGCGGCGCGCTGGATGTTTCCAAAGTGGATGCGCGGGTCTCTAAAGTTTTAGACTTGAAGACGCCGGCTTCCGGCGAATCTGCGCGGAACCTGCTGAGCAACCTCAACTATTTAACCGCGCACGATCAAATCAAATTTGTGATCTGCAGCCGTGAAGACTATGAATGGTCTAAGCAGCAGGTGGAGCTCCATAAATTAAATGAAAAAGCCGGCACGGTTTGGTTCTCGCCTGCATTTGCCGTTGAAAAAGGCGCTGCCCGCCTGCCGCAGCTGGCGCGTGACCTTGCGCAGTGGATTTTAGAAGACCGCCTTCCTGTCCGTTTCCAGCTGCAGCTGCACAAGCTGCTGTGGAATGATGAAACCGGCCGTTAA
- the dapD gene encoding 2,3,4,5-tetrahydropyridine-2,6-dicarboxylate N-succinyltransferase — protein sequence MTQLSAIIEQAFEDRANFTAADCSAEIRQAVETAIAGLDNGTLRVAEKIDGEWVVHQWLKKAVLLSFKLNDNKPIESCDLRFYDKVDTKFKGWTEEQFKASGVRVVPPAVARKGSFQAKNVVLMPSYVNIGAYVDEGTMVDTWATVGSCAQIGKNVHLSGGVGIGGVLEPLQANPTIIEDNCFIGARSEIVEGVIVEEGSVISMGVFIGQSTKIYDRATGEVHYGRVPAGSVVVAGSLPSKCGTYSLYAAIIVKKVDAKTRAKTSLNDLLRED from the coding sequence ATGACTCAGCTTTCTGCAATTATCGAGCAAGCGTTTGAAGACCGTGCGAATTTCACAGCAGCAGACTGTTCTGCTGAAATCCGTCAAGCAGTTGAAACCGCAATCGCTGGCTTAGACAACGGCACTCTTCGCGTAGCTGAAAAAATCGATGGTGAATGGGTTGTTCATCAATGGCTGAAAAAAGCGGTACTGCTGTCGTTCAAACTGAATGACAACAAGCCTATCGAGTCATGCGACCTTCGCTTCTATGACAAAGTGGATACTAAGTTCAAAGGCTGGACTGAAGAGCAGTTCAAGGCTTCCGGCGTGCGCGTTGTGCCGCCTGCTGTAGCCCGCAAAGGCTCTTTCCAGGCTAAAAACGTGGTGCTGATGCCGTCTTATGTCAACATTGGCGCTTATGTCGATGAAGGCACAATGGTCGACACATGGGCAACTGTAGGCTCATGCGCGCAAATCGGCAAAAACGTGCACTTGTCCGGCGGCGTAGGCATTGGCGGCGTGCTTGAACCGCTTCAGGCTAACCCGACCATTATTGAAGACAACTGCTTTATCGGCGCGCGTTCTGAAATTGTTGAAGGCGTGATTGTAGAAGAAGGCTCTGTCATCTCTATGGGCGTGTTCATTGGCCAGTCAACTAAGATTTATGACCGCGCAACCGGCGAAGTCCATTACGGCCGCGTGCCTGCAGGTTCTGTAGTCGTTGCCGGCAGCCTGCCGTCTAAATGCGGCACGTACAGCTTATACGCGGCCATCATCGTGAAAAAAGTTGATGCCAAAACCCGCGCCAAAACCAGCCTGAACGATTTATTGCGCGAAGACTGA
- the carO gene encoding ornithine uptake porin CarO → MKTLRTVLAASVLAASGAAMADTSVVKDGYVFERNQLMPTGARVEAGTTGYGGALLWTANPYVGLALGYNGGDVSWSDDVKVNGSTYDLDMDNNNVYLNAEIRPWGASANRWAQGVYVAAGAAYLDNDYGLDRRVNPGEAFKVNNTNFIADPNGSGVNINGKMEYKNDIAPYLGLGFAPKISKNWGVFGEVGAYYTGNPTVTLTGSGDALTGGQDFQEALRAEEQKIRNDDKYEWMPVGKVGVNYYW, encoded by the coding sequence ATGAAAACGCTACGTACAGTTTTAGCCGCATCTGTGTTGGCAGCATCAGGCGCGGCAATGGCGGATACATCTGTGGTTAAGGATGGCTATGTTTTTGAACGCAACCAGCTGATGCCGACAGGCGCCCGCGTTGAAGCAGGCACAACAGGCTATGGCGGCGCGCTGCTGTGGACTGCAAACCCTTATGTCGGCTTGGCTTTGGGCTATAACGGCGGTGATGTTTCATGGTCTGATGATGTGAAAGTCAATGGTTCAACCTATGATTTAGATATGGACAATAACAATGTCTATTTAAATGCTGAAATCCGCCCTTGGGGCGCCAGCGCGAACCGCTGGGCGCAAGGCGTCTATGTGGCAGCCGGCGCGGCTTATCTGGATAATGACTACGGGCTGGACCGCCGGGTTAATCCTGGTGAAGCATTTAAAGTTAACAACACCAACTTTATTGCGGATCCAAATGGCTCTGGCGTGAATATCAACGGTAAGATGGAATATAAAAATGATATTGCGCCTTACCTTGGTCTAGGCTTTGCGCCGAAAATCAGCAAAAACTGGGGCGTCTTTGGTGAAGTTGGCGCCTACTACACAGGCAATCCTACGGTAACCTTGACTGGCAGCGGCGATGCCTTAACCGGTGGTCAGGACTTCCAGGAAGCATTGCGGGCGGAAGAGCAAAAAATCCGCAATGATGATAAATACGAATGGATGCCGGTCGGAAAAGTGGGCGTAAACTATTACTGGTAA
- a CDS encoding outer membrane protein transport protein, which produces MRTKFIYTAACIICPLHTLYAAGLERTDQSIAAFLEPGNYAEISLAVINANIEGEVQYKDFISELGINDFSTGNLAEREFLGKLALKFQPHPQISAGLIYEQPYMANISYDYSPALPDGSVIEIESADISFKSNNLTGLIGYQPHAHWNIYGGLSLQSFKGKLHITGQQYDALNGYDVQFKNDNAVGWLAGLSYQRPEYGIKTSITYRSKIKHKNSTSESTFYSNGPFTIVPETQTAIETPQSVNFEFQTGLNSSNLMYGAVRWANWQNFVIQPPQLGAVLYWASQDPQYSELAQLKLISYKKDQWSGKLGIAHQWNSRWLSALEFVWDKGSGNPASTLNPSDGYRGLGLGIMYSFSPQTFLASGAYYLQFNKPDISSTPLAPQISGLSTVADNDALVYGLKVGHHF; this is translated from the coding sequence ATGAGAACGAAATTCATCTATACGGCAGCTTGTATCATTTGCCCATTGCACACGCTGTATGCAGCAGGCCTTGAGCGCACAGATCAGAGCATCGCCGCTTTTTTAGAACCCGGTAATTATGCTGAAATCAGCCTTGCGGTGATTAATGCCAATATCGAAGGTGAAGTGCAGTATAAGGACTTCATCAGTGAGCTTGGCATAAATGACTTCTCTACAGGCAATTTAGCTGAACGTGAATTTTTAGGAAAACTGGCGCTCAAGTTCCAGCCGCATCCGCAAATTTCAGCAGGGCTGATATATGAACAGCCCTATATGGCCAATATCAGCTATGATTACAGCCCCGCGCTGCCGGACGGCTCAGTCATTGAAATCGAATCTGCAGATATTTCCTTTAAATCAAATAATTTAACCGGACTTATAGGCTATCAGCCGCATGCGCATTGGAATATATACGGTGGATTAAGCCTGCAGAGCTTTAAAGGCAAGCTGCACATTACAGGCCAGCAGTATGATGCACTCAATGGCTATGACGTGCAGTTCAAAAATGACAATGCGGTTGGCTGGCTTGCCGGTTTAAGCTACCAGCGCCCTGAATACGGAATTAAAACCAGCATCACCTACCGCTCTAAAATCAAGCATAAAAATAGCACAAGTGAATCCACATTTTATTCGAATGGCCCATTCACGATTGTGCCTGAAACCCAGACCGCGATAGAAACGCCGCAATCCGTTAATTTTGAATTTCAAACCGGCCTCAATTCAAGCAATTTGATGTATGGCGCTGTGCGCTGGGCGAATTGGCAAAACTTTGTGATACAGCCGCCCCAACTGGGAGCGGTGCTGTATTGGGCTTCGCAAGACCCGCAATACAGTGAGCTTGCTCAATTGAAGCTGATTTCCTATAAGAAAGATCAATGGTCAGGCAAGCTGGGAATTGCCCACCAATGGAACAGCAGATGGCTTAGCGCGCTGGAATTTGTCTGGGACAAAGGCTCCGGCAATCCGGCATCCACCTTGAATCCAAGTGACGGCTACCGGGGGCTTGGCTTAGGCATCATGTACAGCTTCAGTCCGCAGACGTTTTTAGCATCGGGCGCGTATTATCTTCAGTTCAACAAGCCTGATATTTCATCCACACCGCTGGCGCCCCAAATTTCAGGCTTATCAACGGTTGCAGATAATGATGCCTTGGTTTATGGGCTTAAAGTCGGCCATCATTTCTGA
- a CDS encoding CysB family HTH-type transcriptional regulator has translation MNFQQLRIIRETVRQNFNLTEASAALYTSQSGVSKHIKDLEDELGVQLFIRKGKRLLGLTEPGQALLGIVERMLVDADNIKRLADDFNKVDEGTLTIATTHTQARYVLPPIVNQFKKEFPKVHLILQQASPVEITEMLLQGEADIGIATESLTAEDNLASVPFYNWQHSIITPQNHPLAAKNDISIEDLAHYPIITYHGGFTGRSKIDKAFEDAGFDVDIVMSALDADVIKTYVELNMGVGIVNDVAYDPERDYRLKQIKTDIFGVNTTWIAVRKGHLLRGYGYEFISLCSPNADIKALKRVAYPED, from the coding sequence ATGAATTTCCAGCAGCTAAGAATTATTAGAGAAACCGTTAGACAGAACTTTAATTTAACTGAAGCTTCCGCTGCGCTTTACACCTCGCAATCGGGCGTGAGCAAGCATATTAAGGATTTAGAGGATGAATTAGGCGTGCAGCTGTTTATCCGCAAAGGCAAGCGCCTGCTCGGCCTGACTGAGCCGGGTCAGGCTTTGCTGGGCATTGTGGAGCGCATGCTGGTCGATGCCGACAACATCAAGCGCCTGGCGGATGACTTCAACAAAGTCGATGAAGGCACGCTGACCATTGCCACAACGCATACTCAGGCGCGCTATGTGCTGCCGCCGATTGTCAATCAGTTCAAGAAAGAATTTCCCAAAGTACACCTGATTCTGCAGCAGGCCAGCCCGGTGGAAATCACTGAAATGCTGCTGCAGGGCGAAGCGGATATCGGCATCGCCACCGAATCATTGACTGCGGAAGACAACCTCGCCAGCGTGCCATTCTACAACTGGCAGCACAGCATTATCACCCCGCAGAATCACCCGCTGGCGGCCAAGAATGACATCAGCATTGAAGATCTGGCGCACTACCCGATCATCACCTATCACGGCGGCTTCACCGGCCGTTCCAAAATTGACAAAGCCTTTGAAGATGCGGGCTTTGATGTGGATATTGTGATGTCCGCTCTGGATGCCGACGTAATTAAAACCTATGTGGAACTCAACATGGGTGTGGGCATTGTCAACGATGTGGCCTATGATCCGGAGCGCGATTACCGCTTAAAGCAGATCAAGACCGATATTTTTGGCGTCAACACCACCTGGATTGCGGTGCGCAAAGGCCATCTGCTGCGCGGCTACGGCTATGAGTTTATTTCACTGTGCTCGCCAAATGCAGATATTAAGGCGCTGAAGCGGGTCGCCTACCCGGAAGATTAA
- a CDS encoding sulfate/molybdate ABC transporter ATP-binding protein, whose product MSIQVKNIEKHFGAFHALKNISLDFPEGQLVALLGPSGCGKTTLLRIIAGLESADGGQVILEGEDATKVHVREREVGFVFQHYALFRHMTVFENIAFGLRVRPRATRPNEAEIKKRVTRLLDLVQLGFLADRYPAQLSGGQRQRIALARALAVEPRVLLLDEPFGALDAKVRKELRRWLRTLHDELHITSIFVTHDQEEALEVADQIIVMNKGNVEQIGSPREVYEKPATPFVFDFLGQANRFEGQNSNGVIQIGEDRIQLPQAPNAPQGAVIAFARPDELRIHAQPQENAIQATFLREVWIAGKVLAELNDRQGNLIEISLTPDEAKLHQFRPNQTVWLSASALHLFENQVA is encoded by the coding sequence ATGAGTATTCAAGTTAAAAATATTGAAAAACACTTTGGTGCATTCCATGCGCTGAAAAATATCTCTTTAGATTTTCCGGAGGGCCAGCTGGTGGCCCTGCTTGGCCCTTCCGGCTGCGGCAAAACCACGCTGCTGCGGATTATTGCCGGCTTAGAATCTGCAGACGGCGGCCAAGTGATTCTTGAAGGCGAAGATGCGACCAAAGTGCACGTGCGCGAACGTGAAGTCGGCTTTGTATTCCAGCATTATGCGCTGTTCCGCCACATGACCGTATTTGAAAATATTGCCTTTGGCCTGCGCGTGCGCCCGCGCGCTACGCGCCCGAATGAAGCGGAAATCAAAAAGCGCGTAACCCGCCTGCTGGACTTGGTGCAGCTGGGCTTTTTAGCTGACCGCTATCCGGCGCAGCTTTCCGGCGGGCAGCGCCAGCGCATTGCCTTGGCGCGCGCGCTGGCGGTTGAGCCGCGCGTGCTGCTGCTGGATGAACCCTTCGGCGCTTTGGATGCCAAAGTGCGCAAAGAACTGCGCCGCTGGCTGCGCACGCTGCATGATGAACTGCACATTACCTCTATTTTTGTCACCCACGATCAGGAAGAAGCGCTGGAAGTTGCGGATCAGATCATTGTGATGAATAAAGGCAATGTCGAGCAAATCGGCTCGCCGCGCGAAGTCTATGAAAAGCCGGCTACGCCCTTTGTCTTTGACTTCCTGGGCCAGGCCAACCGTTTTGAAGGCCAGAACAGCAACGGCGTGATTCAGATCGGCGAAGACCGCATCCAGCTGCCGCAAGCGCCGAATGCGCCGCAAGGCGCTGTAATCGCCTTTGCCCGCCCGGATGAACTGCGCATTCATGCGCAGCCGCAGGAAAACGCCATTCAGGCCACCTTCCTGCGCGAAGTCTGGATTGCCGGCAAAGTCCTGGCGGAGCTGAATGACCGCCAAGGCAACCTGATTGAAATCTCATTGACGCCGGACGAAGCCAAGCTGCATCAGTTCCGTCCAAACCAGACCGTATGGCTCAGCGCTTCCGCTTTGCATTTATTTGAAAACCAAGTCGCTTAA
- the cysW gene encoding sulfate ABC transporter permease subunit CysW: MSSHTNSNALAKKLQSRDATREPLWVRYLLLTIALIFFLSCLMLPLILVFVEAFKQGVGVYFQALVHPDTLSAVKLTLLTAVIAVPLNVVFGVAAAWSVAKFNFRGKSILTTIIDMPFSVSPVIAGLMLVLIFGTQGWFGGWLMDHDIKVLYAVPAIVLATIFITVPFVARELIPLMEAQGTEEEEAAIVLGANGWQTFWKVTLPNIKWGLIYGVILCNARAMGEFGAVSVVSGHIRGETNTLPLHVEILYNEYTFSAAFAVSSLLALLAIVTLILKTWVEVRQERQDKRNDDSTVS; the protein is encoded by the coding sequence ATGAGTTCACATACCAACAGCAACGCTTTAGCCAAAAAGCTGCAGTCGCGCGATGCAACCCGCGAGCCGCTTTGGGTGCGCTATCTGCTCTTGACCATTGCGCTGATCTTCTTCTTAAGCTGCCTGATGCTGCCGCTGATTCTGGTTTTTGTCGAAGCCTTCAAGCAGGGCGTTGGCGTGTATTTCCAGGCGCTGGTGCATCCGGATACCTTATCTGCGGTAAAGCTGACTTTGCTGACGGCGGTTATTGCCGTGCCGCTGAACGTGGTGTTTGGCGTGGCGGCGGCATGGTCGGTGGCTAAATTCAACTTCCGCGGCAAGTCCATTCTGACCACCATTATTGACATGCCGTTTTCGGTTTCTCCAGTCATTGCCGGCTTAATGCTGGTGCTGATTTTCGGCACGCAGGGCTGGTTCGGCGGCTGGCTGATGGATCATGACATTAAAGTCCTGTATGCCGTTCCCGCCATTGTGCTGGCAACCATCTTCATTACCGTGCCTTTCGTTGCCCGCGAACTGATTCCATTGATGGAAGCGCAAGGCACAGAAGAAGAGGAAGCCGCGATTGTGCTGGGCGCCAATGGCTGGCAAACTTTCTGGAAAGTGACCCTTCCGAACATCAAATGGGGCCTAATTTACGGCGTAATTCTGTGCAACGCCCGCGCAATGGGCGAGTTCGGCGCAGTATCGGTGGTTTCCGGCCATATCCGCGGCGAAACCAATACCCTGCCGCTGCACGTCGAAATCCTTTATAACGAATATACCTTCAGCGCAGCCTTTGCCGTGTCATCACTTTTGGCCTTGCTTGCCATTGTGACCCTGATACTGAAAACCTGGGTGGAAGTCCGCCAAGAACGGCAAGACAAGCGCAATGATGATTCAACAGTTTCCTAA